The genomic window CGTCCGTCGCGGAACGCATGCACGCGCGCGCTCAGTGCGGCGGCGCGATCGATCCGCCGCGCGCGCTCGGCGGAATCCCCCAGGACAGCGTCGAGCTGCGCGGCGATGTGGGCCCAGTCGACGGCCCAATCGTCGCCGGCGACATCCGAATAGCGGCCGTAGAACCCGCGGCTCCGCGCGTACTCCTGGACGTCCGGGGCGAGGAACAGCGTGGGCAGCGGCACCAGCGCCGCGTCGAACGCGAGCGACGAGTAGTCCGTCACGAGCGCGTCGAGACCCGGCAGCAGCGGCGTGACGTCCGGCACGCGGTCGCTGCCGAGCGGCTGCACGCGATCGGTCGGGAACGGAGGCCGGTAGTCGCCGGCGCCGAGCGGGTGCGAGCGCACCAGCAGCGTCGCGTCGTGCCGGTTCAGCACCTCGACGATCCTGGTCCACTCGTCGGCGGTCGGTACCGCGGGGTCGGGTGCGCCGTCGCGCCACGTCGGCGCGTACAGCACGAAGCGCGCCTCCGGCGTCGCTCGCGGCACGGCGCGCGCGATGGCCGCCCGAGCGTCGCTGCGGCGCTCCGCGGCCGTGCCGCGAGAGAGCACGTCGACCCGCGGCTCGCCGGTCACCGGCACGCGGGCGTCGGGCAGGGCGAAGGCGGACTCGAGGCGACCTCGCACGGTGTGCGATGCGGCCGGCAGCACGCGGATGCGCCGCGCCGCGCCGCGGTACATCGCGCGCAGCAGACCTCTGACGGTGCCGGCGGCCGGCGTCCGTTCGATCGGGCCGGGTACCCGGAGCGTCTCGGGAGAATCGACGCCGATGCGCTTGAGCGGGATCCCGTGCCACAACTGCACCACGAACGCGCCCGACACGGCGTACCGGTTCACGTCGCCGAAGCCGTGCGTGACCACGATCACCCGGGCGCGCGCGGTGCGCCAGAGGCCCTGCAGCGAACGCTTCGGAACAGCGCGGATGCCGCGGGCCGCGGCATCCGTCGCCTCCTGCTTCGAGCCGACGAGCCAGACCGCGGTGCGACCGTGCGCGGCCGCGACGTCCCAGAGGGCGAGGGCGCCGTCGCCGATGCCGACCGCGCAGCCGAAGACCCATTCGTCACGCGTGCGCGGCACGAGCATCGTCAAGATGCGTCCTGCGGCATACAGCGGCAGCGTCGCGAGCTTTCGCGCGTTGCCCGCGCCGAAAGAGAAAGACGCCATCCCGCGAGCCTACCTGCGAGCCCGTATCGGGACTCGCTGACTCGCGAGATGGCGTCCTGTGGTGTGCAACCGCGCGTGCGGCTACTGCAGCGAGCCCAGCGTCACTTCCGCCGTCTGCGTCTTGCCGTCGCGGACGTAGGTGACCTCCGCCTGGCTTCCGGCCGCCGCGCCGCGCACCTGCGCGGTGAGATCGGTCGAGTCGGTCACGGGAACGCCGTTGAAGGAGATGACGACGTCGCCGGCCTGGAGACCGGCGTTCGCTGCCGCGCCGCCGTCGGTGAGCTCCTTGATGTAGGCCCCGGTGGTCGTCGAACCCTCGACGGATGCCGCGGGCTGCACGGTGGCGCCGAGCAGGCCGTGGGTCGCCTCGCCGTTCTCGATGAGCTCATCGGTGATGCGCTCGACGATGTCGGACGGGATCGAGAAGCCGACGCCGATCGAGCCGGAGCCGTCCGCGGACGAGCCGCCCGCGCTCGCGATGGCGACGTTGATGCCGATGAGCTTGCCGTCGGAGTCGACGAGAGCGCCGCCCGAGTTGCCGGGGTTGATCGCCGCGTCGGTCTGGATGACCGCGATGGAGATGGTCTCGGTGGCCGAGGACTGCTGGTCGCCCTGACCGAAGTCGAAGCGGAACGGCCCTTCCTGACCGTTCTCCTCGGGCTGCTGCTCGTTCTCGTCACCGCTGTCGGGCGCGGCCGACGAGGCGATCTGGATGGAGCGGTTGAGGGCGCTGACGATGCCCTCCGTCACGGAGTTCGCCAGGCCCAGGGGTGCGCCGACCGCCACGGTGGTGTCGCCGACATTCAGCTTGCTCGAGTCGGCGAACTCGATCGGGGTCAGGCCCTCGGCATCCTGCAGCTTGATGACCGCGAGGTCGTACGTCGGGTCGGTGCCGACGACCTCGGCGTCGTACACGCGGCCGTCCGAGGTCGTCACACGGACCGTCGCGTCGCCCGTGGCGCCGTCGAGGGTCACGACATGGGTGTTGGTGACGACGTAGCCGTCCTCGGTGAGGACCACGCCCGAGCCGGTTCCCGCTCCGGAGGAGCTCGTCGCGGCGATCGTCACGACGCTCGGCAGCACCTTGGCGGCGATCCCGGTGGTCTGGTTGACCTCGTCGGTGTCGTTGACGGTGACCGTTGCGGGTCCGGCGACCGGAGAGGCGCTCACCGGTGCGAACCACGAGACGCCCGCGTACGCGCCGCCGAGGCCTGCCGCTCCGCCGACGATGGCGGCGGCGACCATGAGCCCCACGATCTTGCCGGCGGCCGCAGGCTTCTTGTCCTTCGTGGTGCTCTTCGCGGTCGAGGTCGGCATCGGGCCCGTGGCGCCGCCGATCGGAAGCGTCGGCTGCGTGTCGGCCGGGTTGACGCCGAAGGACGCACCCGGTGCGGGAGCGGCGGGCTGCTGCTGTCCGGCGTACGAGTGGGGGTACGGGGCGGGCTGCCCCGCGTAGCCCTGCGGACGGGCGTATGCCTGCGCACCTGCCGGGTAACCGGCCGGCGGCGTGGGCGGGGTCGGCGCGGCCGGCTGGGTCGGCGCGGCCTGCGTGCTGTGCGACGCGGTCTGCGCGCTCGGCGCGGCGGTGGCGGCGTGGGCAGCGGGCGTCTGCGGCACGGGCGGGGCAGCGGGAGCGGCGGGCGGCGCCGGCGCGGTGGACGGCGCGGCCGCCTCCGGCTCGGCGGGCGTCTGCGCGGCGGCCTCCGCGGCCGGCTGAGTCGGGACGGCGGGGGTCTGGTCTTCCGGGCGATCGCCCTGGATGTCGCTCATGATTGCTCCTTCTGCCAAGCACTCACCACTGTGCCCACCGATGCTGTGCGTTTCTTATGTCGCGAATGGGACTCGCCTATGCAACAGGGATGAGCCCGCCCGGTACGGTGAAGCGATGCGACAGATCCCCGGAGCCTGGCATCGCACCGCCGCGGGTGCCGGACTCGTCGGTGACGACGGGTCGATCCACCCCACCATCTTCGCGGAGATGTCGGCCCTTGCGGCGCAAACGGGTGCGATCAATCTCGGGCAGGGCTTCCCCGACGAGGACGGCCCCGCAGCGGTGCTCGAGGCGGCACGCGCGGCCATCGCCAACGGTGTCAACCAGTATCCGCCGGGCCGCGGCATCCCGGATCTGCTCTCCGCCATCGCGGAGCACCAGGAGCGGTTCTACGGCCTCCTGCTGGATCCCGCCCGGGACGTGCTGGTGACCGCCGGTGCCACCGAGGCGCTCGCCGCCGCGCTGCTGGCATTGCTCGACGGCCCCGACGACGAGGTGGTCGTCTTCGAGCCGCACTACGACTCGTACGCCGCGATCGTGGCGCTGGCGGGTGCGCGGCTGGTGACGGTGCCGCTGCGGTGGCCGGACTTCCAGCCCGACCTCGAGGAGCTGCGCGCCGCGGTCGGCGATCGCACCCGCGTCATCCTGGTGAACGACCCCCACAATCCCACCGGCGCCGTGTTCAGCGCCGATGTCCGCGACGAGATCGTGCGTCTCGCGGAGCGCCATGACGCCGTCATCGTCACCGACGAGGTGTACGAGCATCTCGTCTTCGACGAGCCCCACGTGCCCCTCGCGACGCTGCCGGGGGCATGGGGGCGCACGCTGACGATCTCGTCCGGCGGCAAGACCTTCTCGACCACCGGCTGGAAGATCGGCTGGATCTCCGGCCCCGCCGCCCTCGTCGACGCGGTGCTCGCCGTCAAGCAGTTCCTCACCTACGTGAACGGCAGCCCGTTCCAGCCCGCCATCGCCACCGGGCTCCGCCTCGGCGACGACTTCTTCCGCGGCATCGCCGAGACCCTGCGCGCCAAGCGCGACCTCCTCGGCGCCGGTCTCCGCGCCGCGGGCTTCGACGTATCGACGCCGGCCGGTTCCTACTTCACCGTGGCCGACGCGGGCCCGCTGGGGGCAGCGGATGCCGGGGCCTTCTGCCGTGAGCTCCCCGAGCGCGGCGGAGTCGTCGCCATTCCGCTGACCGCCTTCGCCACGCCGGAGCGGCGCGCCGAGTACGCGACGCTGGTGCGGTTCGCGGCGTGCAAGCGCGTCGACGTGCTCGAGGAGGCGGCATCCCGCCTCGCCCGCCTCGTCTGACCGCCGAGCATCCCGCGCTCAGCGCGGCTGCACGCCGAATCGTCGGAGCGCCAGCGCGGGGTTGACCCGCCGCACCCGCCCGATCGCCCCGACGTCGAGGTGCGCCACCGCGACATCGGTCGACGTGCCGACCGCGGCGAGCTCGACCCCCAGCGGATCGACGATGAGCGAGTTGCCCACACCCAAGGGGGGTGGGTGGTCCGCCGCGGCGACGAACACCGTGTTCTCGATCGCCCGGGCGTGCAGCAGTGTGCGCCAGTGGTGCTCCTTGAGCGGCCCGCGCACCCACTCGGCCGGCACGAGGAACACGTCAGCCCCCGCATCGACGAGGAGCCTTCCGACCTCGGGGAACCGCAGGTCGTAACAGGTCATGAGCCCGAACCGGAGTCCGGCGAGCTCGAAGGTCTGCGGCGGGGCGGGCTCCCCGGGCTCGACCCAGTCCGACTCGCGCTGCCCGAAAGCGTCGTACAGGTGCAGCTTGCGGTAGTGCGCGATCAGCCCGGTGCCGTCGACCGCCACGGCGGTGTTGCGCACGCGCTGCTCGTCGCTTCCCCGTTCCAGCAGGCCCGCCACGATCACCATGTGGTGGGTGCCGGCCATCTCGGTGAGGGCCTGCACGAACGGGCCGTCCAGCGGCTGCGCGTGGGCGGTGAGCGACTCGTCGAACGGGTCGACGAAGTAGCTGGAGTACTCCGGGAAGACGATCACGCGGGCGCCTCGAGCGGATGCCGTCGCCACGAGATGTGCGACGGCTTCGATGTTCGCCGCCGCGTCGGCCGTCGGGGCGAATTGCGCGACCGCGATCGGCAGAGTGTCGGTCATCGTGGGTCTCCGTTCGCCCGGATGCGGATTCGCATGATGGCGGGCACCACCAGCCAGAGCACGAGGATCAGCAGCCCCAGCGGGATCAGCGCCCACCAGGCGGCCGCACCGTCGAGGACGACGTCGAACACGAACGCCACGACGCCCACGACCAGCACCGACACCGTCAGCAGCGCGGTGATCAGCGCACCGTGGCCGTAGCGGACGACAGCCGGCTTCGCGCGCTGCTGGAAGAGCACACGGTGCAGCGCCACCGGCGCGAGAGCCACGATCGAGCTGATCGCCGAGAGGACCACGAGGCCGAGGTAGACCGCGCGCTGAGGATCGGAGAGGTCCGCGAACGCCGGCTGGAAAGCGAGGGCGAGCAGGAAGCCCGTGAGGATCTGGGTGCCGGTCTGCAGCACGCGCAGCTCCTGCAGCACCTCGTTCCAGTTGCGGTCGGCCCGCTCCTCGGGCGTCTCGTCTCGGCCGTCGGCGCGGTCATCCTTCGGGTGGGCATCGCGGTCGCCGGGCATGCGCTCATCCTGTCGTGAGCGACGCGAGCACAGCAACCCGCACGCCCCGTGTGCAAGAGCACTCCAAACCCGTGTTAGGCTATTCCTTGTGCCGCGGGGTGGAGCAGCTCGGTAGCTCGCTGGGCTCATAACCCAGAGGTCGCAGGTTCAAATCCTGTCCCCGCAACAGAAAACAAGAAGAGGGCGTCCCGCAAGGGACGCCCTCTTCTTCGTTGTGCTCCGTCCCCACGCCGCCCTAGACGGACTGTCAGTCCGGCGGGTCCATCGCGCCGCTGAGGTCGTCGAGGAACCGCTCGATGACCGCGAGTTCGGACTCGTCGTACCGCATGGCGATCGTGCGCATGGCGCGCAGGCGCTCCCCGAAGACGCGGAAGAAGGCCTGGCGTGCCGTCTCCGTCAGCACGACCACGCGACCACGGCGATCGGTCGGGTGCGGGCGGCGCTCGACGTGTCCCGAATCGACCAGCCGGTCCAGCAGTTTCGTGGTCGAAGCGGTGGAGATCCGCAGGTGCCGTGCGATGTCGCGGGGACTCACCGACTGCTCCTGCCGCTCCCGGATGACGAGGAGCCGCAGCGCCGCCACATCGGTGGCGTTCATGTCCATGTCGTCCTTCATGCCGCTGTGCATGCGCTCCATGGCGTCGCTGACGGCGCGAATCGACGTGAGCACACGCATCACGGCGTGCTCATGATTCGTCTGCGGTTGCCAGCGCTCGGACTTCATGGACGTTCCCTCCGACCCGTTGTAGCATCGCATAGGAAAAATTGCTAGTTTGGCTAGCAATTAGGAGAGGAGTGATCGGATGCCCGACACCGACCACGTGGTGCTGCTGGACGACGACGGAAACCCCATCGGCACCGCGCCCAAGTCGAGCGTGCACGGTCCTGACACAGCGCTTCACCTCGCGTTCTCCTGTCACGTCCTCAACAGCGAAGGACAGGTGCTCCTCACCCGCCGGGCGCTGAGCAAGCGCACGTGGCCGGGCGTGTGGACCAACTCCTTCTGCGGTCACCCTCGTCCCGCGGAACCGGTGCTCTCGGCCGTGCGCCGGCACGCCGACTTCGAGCTGGGGCTCACGCTGAGCGACATCCGCGTCGCACTCCCCCTGTTCCGTTACCGCGCCACCGATGCGAACGGGATCGTCGAGCACGAGGTGTGCCCCGTGTACATCGCCTACACCGACGACGAGCCGGTGATGAACCCGCTCGAGGTGGTGGACTCACGCTGGGTGGAGCCCGAAGCCATCGCGGCCTCGCTCGAGGCGACGCCCTGGGCGTTCAGCCCGTGGCTCGTGCTGCAGGCCGAGCAGCTTCACCTGTTCGACACCCCCGCCCGTCAGCGTCGCGCGTCATGATCCCCGCAGCGACCGACCCGCGGCTGCAGATCGCGATCGACGGGGCGCTGGCGCGCATCCGCGACCGGGCCGTGGAACTCGGTCCCGCGTTCGGAGCCCTGGCAGATGCGATCACGCGGGCCGCGCACGGCGGCAAGCGCCTGCGGCCGGCGCTGGTGACGGCATCCTTCGACGCGTTCCGCACCGACGATGCGAACGCCTCGGCCGCTCTGTCGGTCGCGGCCGCGTTCGAACTGCTGCACACCGCCTTCGTCGTGCACGACGACGTGATCGACCACGACACGATGCGTCGGGGCGTGCCGAACATCGGCGGCGAGTTCCGGCTGCGCGCCCAGGACGGCGGCGCAGACGCCGAGGGCGCTGCCCTGCTCGGCGACGCCGCCGCCATCCTCGCGGGCGACATCCTCCTCCACGAGGCGTTCCGGCTGGTGGCCATGGCCCACACCGACGATGCGACCCGCGACCGCCTCCTCACGCTCCTCGACGATGCCATCGTGGTCTCGGCGGCGGGCGAGCTCGCCGATGTCGAGAACAGCGTCGCGATGCGCCACCCCTCGCGCGGCGCGACCCTCGACACCGCGTTCAACAAGACCGCGGTGTACTCGTTCCGCGCCCCCCTCCAGGCAGGGGCCGTTCTCGGAGGCGCGGACGCCGAGGCGCTGCGCGTGCTCGGAGACGCCGCAGGACGCCTCGGACTCGCCTTCCAGCTCGTCGACGACCTCATCGGAGCGTTCGGCACGACGCAGCAGACCGGACGGGACACGGGTCCCGATCTCCGCGAGAACAAGCGGACGCCGCTGGTCGCTCTCGCGCGTGAATCCGCCTCCGCCGGCCGGGTCGACGAAGCGCTGGCGCTGGCCCGCACCGGCCCGGTGGCGGTTCGCGAAGCGCAGTCCGTGCTCGAATCGAGCGGCGCGCGAGAGCGTATGGTCGCACTTGTGACCGAGACTCTCGCGTCCGTGCGGACGGCGGCCGACGATCCTGCCCTGCCGGCTCGCGCGGGCGTCCTGCTGCGCACCCTCGCCGACGGCATCGAAGCGAGGATCCCGTGAGGCAGGCACAGCGCCGCACCTCGACCGGACTCGCGCTGTACGACCGGGCGGCCGCGGATGCCGCCGCCACGGTGATCGCGCGCTACTCGACCTCGTTCGGGCTCGCGTGCCGCCTGCTCGGGCCGCGTCCCCGTCCCCACGTGCGCAACATCTACGCCCTCGCGCGCATCGCCGACGAGATCGTCGACGGTCCGGCTGCCGAGGCCGGGATGACGCCGCAGGCCATGAGCGAGGTGCTGGATCAGCTCGAGCAGGAGGTCCTCGACGCCACGGACCGCGGGTTCAGCTCGAACCTCGTCGTGCACGCGTTCGCCGGCACGGCGCGCGAGTGCGGGATCGGACCTGAGCTCGTCGCGCCGTTCTTCGCCTCGATGCGGACCGATCTGCACACCCAGCAGCACGACGCCATGTCGCACGACACCTACGTCTACGGCTCGGCCGAGGTCATCGGCCTCATGTGCCTGCAGGTGTTCGTAAACGCCGGGGCGCCGCATCCGATCACTCCGTCACCCGAGCTGACCGAGGGAGCCCGCCGTCTCGGCGCCGCGTTCCAGGACGTCAACTTCCTGCGGGACCGCAATCACGACGATGCGGTGCTGGGCCGGGACTACCTCGGGCTGACCGGCGACGAGGTGGGGCGCACGGCGATCCTCGATCGCATCGACGCCGACCTCGCCGCGGCCGCGCGCACCATTCCGGCGCTCCCGGCCGACTGCCGTCGCGCCGTGACCGCGGCGCACGATCTGTTCGCCGAGCTGGCGGCCCGGCTGCGCACCTGCGGCGACGACGACGCCCGGGTGCGTGTGCCCGACGCCGTCAAAGCGCGTCTCGCGGCACGGGCCCTGCTGGGATTCGCACCACGGGAGGCGCGCGCATGACCACCACCGAAGGAAGCCGGCGCGCCGTCGTCGTCGGCGGCGGCATCGGCGGGCTGGCCGCGTCGGCGCTGCTGGCCACCGAGGGCTGGGACGTCACGCTGTTCGAGGCACGCGACGAGCTGGGCGGCCGTGCGGGTTCGTGGGAGCACGACGGGTTCCGCTTCGACACCGGCCCCAGCTGGTACCTCATGCCCGAGGTGTTCGACCACTACTTCCGGCTGCTCGGCACGACGGCCGACCGCGAGCTCGACCTGGTGCCGCTGGATCCGGCGTACCGCGTGTACTCCGATCCGTCCACCGGCCTCGAGCCGCTCGACATCCGGTCCGGACGCGCCGAGGCCACCGCGCTGTTCGAGAGCGTCGAGCCGGGCGCGGGCGCGAAGCTCGACGCGTACCTCGACTCCGCCGCCGACGCGTACGAGCTGGCCGTCAATCGCTTCCTCTACGACACCTACGAGACGACGGCAGGCCTGAGGGACCCCGCCCTGCTGCGACGGATGCCGCGCCTCGCGCCGCTGCTCACGCGCAGCCTCGCGCGCCACGTCGAGAGCCGCTTCCAGGATCCGCGGCTGCGCCAGATCCTCGAGTATCCGGCGGTGTTCCTGGGCGGCTCACCGTACGGCGTGCCGAGCCTGTACCACCTGATGAGCCACCTCGACCTCGATGACCGCGTGCTGTATCCGCGTGGCGGCTTCACCGAGCTCATCGGGGCGATCGCCCGCCTGGCGGAGGCATCCGGAGTCGTC from Microbacterium sp. ProA8 includes these protein-coding regions:
- a CDS encoding carbon-nitrogen hydrolase family protein, translating into MTDTLPIAVAQFAPTADAAANIEAVAHLVATASARGARVIVFPEYSSYFVDPFDESLTAHAQPLDGPFVQALTEMAGTHHMVIVAGLLERGSDEQRVRNTAVAVDGTGLIAHYRKLHLYDAFGQRESDWVEPGEPAPPQTFELAGLRFGLMTCYDLRFPEVGRLLVDAGADVFLVPAEWVRGPLKEHHWRTLLHARAIENTVFVAAADHPPPLGVGNSLIVDPLGVELAAVGTSTDVAVAHLDVGAIGRVRRVNPALALRRFGVQPR
- a CDS encoding squalene/phytoene synthase family protein — encoded protein: MRQAQRRTSTGLALYDRAAADAAATVIARYSTSFGLACRLLGPRPRPHVRNIYALARIADEIVDGPAAEAGMTPQAMSEVLDQLEQEVLDATDRGFSSNLVVHAFAGTARECGIGPELVAPFFASMRTDLHTQQHDAMSHDTYVYGSAEVIGLMCLQVFVNAGAPHPITPSPELTEGARRLGAAFQDVNFLRDRNHDDAVLGRDYLGLTGDEVGRTAILDRIDADLAAAARTIPALPADCRRAVTAAHDLFAELAARLRTCGDDDARVRVPDAVKARLAARALLGFAPREARA
- a CDS encoding DUF6328 family protein; translation: MPGDRDAHPKDDRADGRDETPEERADRNWNEVLQELRVLQTGTQILTGFLLALAFQPAFADLSDPQRAVYLGLVVLSAISSIVALAPVALHRVLFQQRAKPAVVRYGHGALITALLTVSVLVVGVVAFVFDVVLDGAAAWWALIPLGLLILVLWLVVPAIMRIRIRANGDPR
- the idi gene encoding isopentenyl-diphosphate Delta-isomerase, which translates into the protein MPDTDHVVLLDDDGNPIGTAPKSSVHGPDTALHLAFSCHVLNSEGQVLLTRRALSKRTWPGVWTNSFCGHPRPAEPVLSAVRRHADFELGLTLSDIRVALPLFRYRATDANGIVEHEVCPVYIAYTDDEPVMNPLEVVDSRWVEPEAIAASLEATPWAFSPWLVLQAEQLHLFDTPARQRRAS
- a CDS encoding aminotransferase class I/II-fold pyridoxal phosphate-dependent enzyme — translated: MRQIPGAWHRTAAGAGLVGDDGSIHPTIFAEMSALAAQTGAINLGQGFPDEDGPAAVLEAARAAIANGVNQYPPGRGIPDLLSAIAEHQERFYGLLLDPARDVLVTAGATEALAAALLALLDGPDDEVVVFEPHYDSYAAIVALAGARLVTVPLRWPDFQPDLEELRAAVGDRTRVILVNDPHNPTGAVFSADVRDEIVRLAERHDAVIVTDEVYEHLVFDEPHVPLATLPGAWGRTLTISSGGKTFSTTGWKIGWISGPAALVDAVLAVKQFLTYVNGSPFQPAIATGLRLGDDFFRGIAETLRAKRDLLGAGLRAAGFDVSTPAGSYFTVADAGPLGAADAGAFCRELPERGGVVAIPLTAFATPERRAEYATLVRFAACKRVDVLEEAASRLARLV
- a CDS encoding trypsin-like peptidase domain-containing protein — encoded protein: MSDIQGDRPEDQTPAVPTQPAAEAAAQTPAEPEAAAPSTAPAPPAAPAAPPVPQTPAAHAATAAPSAQTASHSTQAAPTQPAAPTPPTPPAGYPAGAQAYARPQGYAGQPAPYPHSYAGQQQPAAPAPGASFGVNPADTQPTLPIGGATGPMPTSTAKSTTKDKKPAAAGKIVGLMVAAAIVGGAAGLGGAYAGVSWFAPVSASPVAGPATVTVNDTDEVNQTTGIAAKVLPSVVTIAATSSSGAGTGSGVVLTEDGYVVTNTHVVTLDGATGDATVRVTTSDGRVYDAEVVGTDPTYDLAVIKLQDAEGLTPIEFADSSKLNVGDTTVAVGAPLGLANSVTEGIVSALNRSIQIASSAAPDSGDENEQQPEENGQEGPFRFDFGQGDQQSSATETISIAVIQTDAAINPGNSGGALVDSDGKLIGINVAIASAGGSSADGSGSIGVGFSIPSDIVERITDELIENGEATHGLLGATVQPAASVEGSTTTGAYIKELTDGGAAANAGLQAGDVVISFNGVPVTDSTDLTAQVRGAAAGSQAEVTYVRDGKTQTAEVTLGSLQ
- a CDS encoding polyprenyl synthetase family protein, whose amino-acid sequence is MIPAATDPRLQIAIDGALARIRDRAVELGPAFGALADAITRAAHGGKRLRPALVTASFDAFRTDDANASAALSVAAAFELLHTAFVVHDDVIDHDTMRRGVPNIGGEFRLRAQDGGADAEGAALLGDAAAILAGDILLHEAFRLVAMAHTDDATRDRLLTLLDDAIVVSAAGELADVENSVAMRHPSRGATLDTAFNKTAVYSFRAPLQAGAVLGGADAEALRVLGDAAGRLGLAFQLVDDLIGAFGTTQQTGRDTGPDLRENKRTPLVALARESASAGRVDEALALARTGPVAVREAQSVLESSGARERMVALVTETLASVRTAADDPALPARAGVLLRTLADGIEARIP
- a CDS encoding MarR family transcriptional regulator is translated as MKSERWQPQTNHEHAVMRVLTSIRAVSDAMERMHSGMKDDMDMNATDVAALRLLVIRERQEQSVSPRDIARHLRISTASTTKLLDRLVDSGHVERRPHPTDRRGRVVVLTETARQAFFRVFGERLRAMRTIAMRYDESELAVIERFLDDLSGAMDPPD
- a CDS encoding CDP-glycerol glycerophosphotransferase family protein, which encodes MASFSFGAGNARKLATLPLYAAGRILTMLVPRTRDEWVFGCAVGIGDGALALWDVAAAHGRTAVWLVGSKQEATDAAARGIRAVPKRSLQGLWRTARARVIVVTHGFGDVNRYAVSGAFVVQLWHGIPLKRIGVDSPETLRVPGPIERTPAAGTVRGLLRAMYRGAARRIRVLPAASHTVRGRLESAFALPDARVPVTGEPRVDVLSRGTAAERRSDARAAIARAVPRATPEARFVLYAPTWRDGAPDPAVPTADEWTRIVEVLNRHDATLLVRSHPLGAGDYRPPFPTDRVQPLGSDRVPDVTPLLPGLDALVTDYSSLAFDAALVPLPTLFLAPDVQEYARSRGFYGRYSDVAGDDWAVDWAHIAAQLDAVLGDSAERARRIDRAAALSARVHAFRDGRNAERVYRAILAGTAHDARAEEGTG